In one window of Qipengyuania profundimaris DNA:
- a CDS encoding DUF3667 domain-containing protein, with amino-acid sequence MSEIGEALGTAVEGGLFAKAVGKGSQTQPEHRELEDGHFAEGACLNCGTELIGSHCHSCGQKAHLHRTVGAFMHDLLHGALHFEGKTWKTLPMLAFKPGELTRRYIEGERKRFVSPMALFLFSIFLMFAVFQVVGLTAPSEIDQAGFSARAKAVEAKAALEQERGAVGESNPERRAEIDDQIDGLTTAIEAIDAGEDYAFRDKDGNRQSQSINLTGIDLIDQGIVKKWRSNPGLMLYKLQANSYKFSWLLIPLSVPFVWLLFFWKRRFGAYDHAIFVTYSIAFMSLLFIVISVLVKIGAPEWLYGTMIAFIPPIHIYKQLRGAYALRRRSAIWRLAVLMIFINIVALLFLQLLLLLGAF; translated from the coding sequence GTGAGCGAGATCGGTGAAGCATTGGGTACGGCCGTGGAAGGCGGGCTGTTCGCGAAAGCGGTCGGCAAGGGCAGCCAGACCCAGCCGGAGCATCGCGAGCTGGAGGATGGACACTTCGCGGAAGGCGCCTGCCTCAATTGCGGCACCGAGCTGATCGGCAGTCACTGTCACTCTTGCGGTCAAAAAGCGCATCTGCACCGCACGGTCGGCGCTTTCATGCACGATCTGCTGCACGGTGCGCTGCATTTCGAAGGCAAGACCTGGAAGACCCTGCCGATGCTGGCGTTCAAGCCCGGCGAGCTGACCCGGCGCTATATCGAGGGCGAGCGCAAGCGCTTCGTCAGCCCGATGGCGCTGTTCCTGTTCTCGATCTTCCTGATGTTCGCCGTGTTCCAGGTCGTTGGCCTGACCGCGCCGAGCGAAATCGATCAGGCAGGCTTTTCCGCGCGGGCCAAGGCGGTAGAAGCAAAAGCCGCCCTCGAGCAGGAACGCGGTGCTGTCGGCGAGAGCAATCCCGAGCGCCGTGCCGAGATCGACGACCAGATCGACGGTTTGACCACGGCCATCGAAGCCATCGATGCAGGCGAGGACTATGCCTTTCGAGACAAGGACGGAAACCGGCAAAGCCAGTCGATCAATCTGACCGGTATCGATCTGATCGATCAGGGGATCGTGAAGAAATGGCGCAGCAACCCCGGCCTCATGCTCTACAAGCTGCAGGCCAACAGCTACAAATTCAGCTGGCTGCTGATCCCGCTATCGGTGCCTTTCGTGTGGCTGCTCTTCTTCTGGAAGCGGCGCTTCGGGGCGTACGACCACGCGATCTTCGTGACCTACTCGATCGCCTTCATGTCGCTGCTGTTCATCGTGATTTCGGTGCTGGTAAAGATCGGCGCGCCCGAATGGCTTTACGGCACGATGATCGCCTTCATCCCACCGATCCATATCTACAAGCAATTGCGCGGAGCCTACGCCCTGCGCCGCAGATCGGCGATCTGGCGTCTGGCGGTGCTGATGATCTTCATCAACATCGTCGCCCTGCTGTTCCTGCAGCTGCTCCTGCTGCTGGGCGCGTTCTAG
- a CDS encoding MaoC family dehydratase, translating to MAGRHFDEWKVGDRIEHEIRRTVTETDNLLFTTMTHNPQPLHLDAEAAKESEFGQILVNGTFTFSLMVGLSVGDTTLGTLVANLGYDKLVMPKPVFIGDTLHATSEVIGLRESKSRPGSGIVTFVHEAINQRGETVCRCERSALLKSAAA from the coding sequence ATGGCGGGCCGGCATTTCGACGAATGGAAGGTGGGCGACCGGATCGAGCATGAGATCCGGCGCACCGTCACCGAAACGGACAACCTCCTGTTCACGACGATGACTCACAATCCGCAGCCGTTGCATCTCGATGCCGAAGCGGCGAAGGAGAGCGAGTTCGGCCAGATCCTCGTCAACGGCACCTTCACCTTCTCGCTGATGGTGGGGCTGTCCGTCGGGGACACTACGCTCGGCACGCTGGTGGCCAATCTCGGTTACGACAAGCTGGTGATGCCGAAACCCGTGTTCATCGGCGATACGCTGCACGCGACGAGCGAGGTGATCGGCCTGCGCGAAAGCAAGTCGCGCCCCGGATCGGGCATCGTCACTTTCGTGCACGAGGCGATCAACCAGCGCGGCGAAACCGTCTGCCGGTGCGAGCGTTCGGCGTTGCTGAAGTCCGCAGCTGCCTGA
- the rpoZ gene encoding DNA-directed RNA polymerase subunit omega produces the protein MARVTVEDCVDKVPNRFDLVLLAAQRAREISGGAELTIDRDRDKNPVVALREIAEQSVKPKDLQEAAVTNLQKILPDDDDEIDEVGSLSQSAEALRITASAPTRSTSIGADYDG, from the coding sequence ATGGCGCGCGTTACCGTCGAAGACTGCGTAGATAAGGTCCCCAACCGTTTCGATCTCGTCCTGCTGGCTGCCCAGCGTGCGCGCGAGATTTCCGGCGGTGCGGAACTGACCATCGATCGCGATCGCGACAAGAACCCGGTCGTCGCCCTGCGGGAAATTGCGGAGCAGTCGGTCAAGCCGAAGGACCTGCAGGAAGCAGCGGTCACCAATCTGCAGAAGATCCTGCCGGACGACGATGACGAGATCGATGAGGTCGGCTCGCTCAGCCAGTCGGCCGAAGCCCTTCGCATCACTGCGTCGGCCCCGACCCGCTCCACCTCGATCGGCGCCGATTACGACGGCTGA
- the ftsH gene encoding ATP-dependent zinc metalloprotease FtsH, with product MSDQNTPPEPEGNGPNPWVKSLMVWGGIFLALLMVVSAFGGGGQGSGAQILYSDFRSKVAEGSVASVQISDTQITGEMKNGEAFTTMRVPDDGSLTELLNENGVQYTGKEADSGNILLYALIQILPFILILGIAVFALRQVQKGGGAGGAMGFGKSKAKLLTERQGKVTFDDVAGIDEAREELEEIVEFLKDPSRFSKLGGQIPKGALLVGSPGTGKTLLARAIAGEAGVPFFTISGSDFVEMFVGVGASRVRDMFEQAKKNAPCILFIDEIDAVGRSRGHGLGNSNDEREQTLNQLLVEMDGFEANEGIIIIAATNRPDVLDPALLRPGRFDRQVVVPVPDIDGREKILAVHMKKLPLAPDVNPRTIARGTPGFSGADLANLCNEAALLAARRNKRLVAMQEFEDAKDKVMMGAERRSMVMTEDEKKMTAYHEAGHALVSLNEPASDPIHKATIIPRGRALGMVMRLPERDSYSYHRDKMHANLAVAMGGRVAEEIIFGHDKVSSGASGDIQYATDLAKNMVTKWGMSDKLGPLQYEQSQEGYLGMGQTARTMSGAETNKLIDEEIKRLVEEGLKRATDILTDQEDKLHLLAQAMLEYETLTGDEIDQLMKDGKLNRPDEPKGPISVKPSAGAAVPKAGKKFGGGTAPQPG from the coding sequence ATGAGCGACCAGAACACTCCGCCCGAGCCCGAGGGCAACGGCCCGAACCCGTGGGTGAAGAGCCTGATGGTTTGGGGCGGTATTTTCCTCGCCCTGCTGATGGTGGTGTCCGCCTTCGGTGGCGGTGGCCAGGGCAGCGGCGCGCAGATCCTCTACTCCGACTTCCGCAGTAAGGTAGCCGAAGGATCGGTCGCCTCGGTGCAAATCTCGGACACCCAGATTACCGGCGAAATGAAAAACGGCGAAGCGTTCACCACCATGCGCGTCCCCGACGATGGGTCGCTGACCGAGCTGCTGAACGAGAACGGCGTGCAGTATACGGGTAAGGAAGCCGATAGCGGCAATATCCTGCTGTACGCTCTGATTCAGATTCTGCCTTTCATCCTGATCCTCGGCATTGCGGTGTTTGCACTGCGCCAGGTGCAGAAGGGTGGCGGCGCTGGCGGTGCGATGGGCTTCGGCAAGTCCAAGGCCAAGTTGCTGACCGAACGCCAGGGCAAGGTGACGTTCGACGATGTCGCCGGCATTGACGAGGCACGCGAGGAACTCGAAGAAATCGTCGAGTTCCTGAAAGACCCCAGCCGCTTCTCTAAGCTCGGCGGCCAGATTCCAAAGGGCGCGTTGCTGGTGGGCTCGCCCGGTACCGGCAAGACGCTGCTCGCCCGCGCCATTGCAGGCGAGGCAGGCGTGCCCTTCTTCACCATTTCGGGTTCGGACTTCGTTGAAATGTTCGTTGGCGTCGGCGCGAGCCGTGTGCGCGACATGTTCGAACAGGCGAAGAAAAACGCGCCCTGCATCCTCTTCATCGACGAGATCGACGCCGTCGGCCGCAGCCGTGGCCACGGGCTCGGGAATTCCAACGACGAGCGCGAGCAGACGCTGAACCAGCTGCTGGTCGAGATGGACGGTTTTGAGGCGAACGAGGGCATCATCATCATCGCGGCGACCAACCGTCCCGATGTGCTGGACCCTGCGCTGCTGCGCCCGGGCCGCTTCGACCGCCAGGTCGTTGTGCCGGTGCCGGACATCGATGGGCGGGAGAAGATTCTTGCCGTCCACATGAAGAAACTGCCGCTGGCTCCCGACGTGAACCCCCGCACGATCGCACGCGGCACGCCGGGGTTCTCGGGCGCGGATCTTGCGAACCTCTGCAACGAAGCCGCCCTGCTGGCTGCGCGCCGCAACAAGCGCCTCGTCGCCATGCAGGAATTCGAGGACGCGAAGGACAAGGTCATGATGGGCGCGGAACGTCGCTCCATGGTCATGACCGAGGACGAAAAGAAGATGACCGCCTATCACGAAGCTGGCCACGCGCTGGTTTCGCTGAACGAGCCGGCATCCGACCCGATCCACAAGGCCACCATCATCCCGCGTGGCCGCGCACTGGGCATGGTGATGCGCCTGCCGGAGCGGGACAGCTATTCATACCACCGCGACAAGATGCATGCGAACCTCGCCGTGGCCATGGGCGGCCGCGTGGCGGAAGAAATCATCTTCGGCCACGACAAGGTCTCGAGCGGCGCATCTGGCGACATCCAGTATGCCACCGACCTCGCCAAGAATATGGTCACCAAATGGGGCATGTCCGACAAGCTCGGCCCGCTGCAATACGAGCAGAGCCAGGAAGGCTATCTCGGCATGGGTCAGACCGCCCGGACGATGTCGGGCGCGGAAACCAACAAGCTGATCGACGAAGAGATCAAGCGGCTGGTGGAAGAAGGCCTCAAGCGTGCGACCGACATCCTCACCGATCAGGAAGATAAGCTGCACCTGCTGGCACAGGCAATGCTCGAATACGAAACGCTGACCGGCGACGAGATCGACCAGCTCATGAAAGACGGCAAGCTCAACCGCCCGGACGAGCCGAAAGGCCCGATTTCGGTCAAGCCGTCTGCCGGGGCTGCCGTTCCGAAGGCCGGCAAGAAGTTCGGCGGCGGCACCGCGCCGCAACCGGGCTGA
- a CDS encoding exopolysaccharide biosynthesis protein gives MSKEEPEGVEEVLGQLDDLTTKSGKVCISDVLDDFGGRSFGPFIMLPALLELTPVGGIPGVPTFLAALIALVAVQLLIGKEHIWMPGFLQNRAVESKKLHKGIAKLRGVAHWLDEHSHGRLKPMTQGVWVKIAALVVILLCMTVPPLEVLPFASSGPMLAIAAIGLALTVRDGVVMLVALVLGIAAIGGGTYYYYTSDEEEGGDQAAMTSMVIERFAA, from the coding sequence ATGAGCAAGGAGGAGCCCGAGGGCGTCGAGGAAGTCCTCGGGCAGCTCGACGACCTGACGACGAAGTCGGGCAAGGTCTGCATCAGCGACGTACTCGACGATTTCGGCGGGCGCAGCTTCGGCCCGTTCATCATGCTGCCGGCTCTGCTGGAGCTTACTCCGGTGGGCGGAATACCCGGCGTCCCGACCTTCCTGGCCGCACTCATCGCGCTCGTCGCCGTCCAGTTGCTCATTGGCAAGGAGCACATATGGATGCCCGGCTTTCTCCAGAACCGGGCGGTAGAAAGCAAGAAACTGCACAAGGGGATCGCTAAGCTGCGTGGTGTCGCGCACTGGCTCGACGAGCACAGCCACGGGCGGCTGAAACCGATGACGCAGGGCGTGTGGGTCAAGATCGCCGCGCTGGTGGTGATCCTGTTGTGCATGACCGTCCCGCCGCTCGAAGTTCTTCCTTTCGCCAGTAGCGGCCCCATGCTGGCGATTGCCGCCATCGGCCTCGCACTGACAGTGCGCGACGGCGTGGTCATGCTGGTCGCCCTGGTGCTCGGCATCGCGGCGATCGGCGGAGGGACGTACTACTACTACACCTCCGACGAGGAGGAGGGCGGCGACCAGGCGGCAATGACCTCAATGGTGATTGAGCGTTTCGCTGCCTGA
- a CDS encoding DUF3072 domain-containing protein, whose product MTATKPAERPKTDPVSNAEKDPDNWTTGDERMTGAQASYLKTLCEEAGCPDRYDPELTKADASKMIDELQAETGRGQ is encoded by the coding sequence ATGACTGCAACGAAGCCAGCCGAACGTCCCAAGACCGACCCCGTCTCGAATGCAGAAAAGGACCCCGACAACTGGACCACCGGCGACGAGCGCATGACCGGCGCGCAGGCAAGCTATCTCAAGACCCTGTGCGAAGAAGCCGGCTGTCCAGATCGCTACGATCCTGAGCTGACCAAGGCTGACGCATCCAAAATGATCGACGAATTGCAGGCGGAAACCGGCCGCGGGCAATAA
- a CDS encoding phospholipase D-like domain-containing protein — protein MGSDQLYAQQAAHDVWQDDEPFDVEAQGHRLTIYPAGGDRLEALVELIEGAQRSLRLFYYMFVDDEIGTRVRDALVEAARRGVSVCLIVDGFGEDVADDFFDEFKEAGGQYDRFMAKWSRRALIRNHQKMAIVDEKVAMIGGFNIEKAYFEGPEANGWHDLGVKLEGQAVEQLLAWWDELADWVAQPRAQFRSIVRKVTKWSPPRGPVRLLIGGPTKGLSSWARCVSEDLEKGDRLDMVMAYFSPSKKMLGRIGQTALRGEARLVMAAKSDNGATIGATRSLYHYLLNKNAKIWEFRPCKLHMKLLVIDDAVYLGSANFDMRSLYVNLELMLRIEDADFADRMRDFIAQHHTASKQITPEEHRKHSTLWNRIRWNLSWFLVAVVDYNVARRLNLGL, from the coding sequence ATGGGGAGCGATCAACTCTACGCGCAGCAGGCTGCGCATGACGTCTGGCAGGACGACGAGCCCTTCGACGTCGAGGCGCAGGGCCATCGCCTCACCATCTACCCGGCCGGTGGAGACCGGCTCGAGGCATTGGTAGAGCTGATAGAAGGCGCACAACGCTCGCTCAGGCTGTTCTACTACATGTTCGTCGACGACGAGATCGGCACGCGCGTGCGCGATGCGCTGGTCGAAGCGGCCCGGCGCGGGGTATCGGTTTGCCTGATCGTCGACGGGTTCGGCGAGGACGTGGCCGATGATTTCTTCGATGAATTCAAGGAAGCCGGCGGGCAATACGACCGCTTCATGGCCAAGTGGTCGCGCCGTGCGCTGATCCGCAATCACCAGAAGATGGCGATCGTCGACGAAAAGGTCGCGATGATCGGCGGCTTCAATATCGAGAAGGCCTATTTCGAAGGGCCGGAAGCAAACGGCTGGCACGATCTGGGCGTGAAGCTGGAAGGACAAGCGGTCGAGCAATTGCTGGCCTGGTGGGACGAGCTGGCCGACTGGGTGGCGCAGCCGCGTGCGCAGTTCCGCTCGATTGTGCGCAAGGTCACCAAATGGAGCCCGCCCAGGGGGCCGGTGCGCTTGCTGATCGGCGGGCCGACCAAGGGCCTGTCCAGCTGGGCGCGCTGCGTTTCGGAGGATCTGGAGAAAGGCGACCGGCTCGACATGGTGATGGCCTACTTCTCACCGTCGAAGAAAATGCTCGGCCGGATCGGTCAGACTGCGTTGCGAGGCGAGGCGCGGTTGGTCATGGCCGCCAAGTCCGACAATGGCGCGACTATCGGCGCGACCCGATCGCTCTATCATTACCTCTTGAACAAGAATGCCAAGATCTGGGAATTTCGCCCCTGCAAGCTGCACATGAAGCTGCTGGTGATCGACGATGCGGTTTATCTCGGCAGCGCCAATTTCGACATGCGCAGCCTTTACGTGAACCTTGAGCTGATGCTGCGGATCGAAGATGCGGACTTCGCCGATCGCATGCGCGACTTTATCGCGCAGCATCATACCGCGTCCAAGCAGATCACACCGGAAGAGCACCGCAAGCATTCCACGCTGTGGAACCGCATCCGCTGGAACCTCAGTTGGTTCCTCGTCGCGGTGGTCGATTACAATGTGGCGCGCAGGCTGAATCTCGGCCTCTGA